One Aliiroseovarius sediminilitoris DNA window includes the following coding sequences:
- a CDS encoding SCO family protein has translation MMRPYAITGAVAVAALLGATWYVTTGETDKFAQCRAGAVGTGAASIGGPFELTDETGKPVTDKDVITKPTLVYFGYTFCPDVCPLDSARNADAMRLLQDRGYDIQSVFISIDPDRDTPEQLADFTNYMHEDMIGLTGTPEQVKAASQAYKTYYRKQEPEEGQEEYYLMDHSTFTYLMFPDKGFADFFKRDETPEQLADRAGCFIDASDK, from the coding sequence ATGATGCGTCCATATGCAATTACCGGGGCCGTAGCCGTCGCAGCTTTGCTTGGGGCGACCTGGTATGTCACCACCGGCGAAACCGACAAGTTTGCGCAGTGCCGGGCCGGGGCGGTTGGGACTGGGGCGGCTTCCATCGGGGGACCGTTCGAGCTGACCGATGAAACCGGCAAGCCGGTGACAGACAAGGATGTGATCACAAAGCCCACCCTGGTCTATTTCGGATATACGTTTTGCCCGGATGTCTGCCCGCTGGACAGTGCGCGTAATGCCGACGCGATGCGCCTTTTGCAGGATCGCGGCTATGACATTCAGTCCGTGTTCATCTCGATCGACCCGGACCGTGACACGCCCGAGCAACTGGCGGATTTCACCAACTATATGCACGAGGATATGATCGGATTGACTGGCACGCCAGAGCAGGTGAAGGCCGCAAGTCAAGCCTACAAAACCTATTATCGCAAGCAAGAGCCGGAAGAGGGTCAGGAAGAGTATTACCTGATGGACCACTCGACCTTCACATACCTGATGTTCCCGGACAAAGGGTTTGCCGATTTCTTCAAACGCGACGAAACGCCCGAGCAATTGGCCGACCGTGCGGGATGTTTCATTGACGCCTCAGACAAATAG
- the regB gene encoding sensor histidine kinase RegB: MFQADADILPGRWVRLRTLVVLRWAAVFGQVAAIAVSIYVFSLQIPLGLAAVAIGLAVIANLVSLAVFPKNARLNERDATGMLLFDTLQLAFMVFLTGGLHNPFMVLIVAPVTVAATALSTRATVIVGSVAIAATTAVADFNISLQTQDGVAVLMPDLFVFGIWVAVVTSIGFVGLYTRRISSEMRSMSEALLATQMALSREQKLTDLGGVVAAAAHELGTPLATIKLVASELVDELDDQTDLREDAALIGQQADRCRDILQSMGRAGKDDMLMKSVPLVTLVEEAAEPHADRGKALEISVVSHLNDPTDEPVVARRPEIIHGLRNLIQNAVDFATTTVWIEIDWTRTEIKLRIIDDGRGYSPQVIGWIGDPFIRGKKPAQDKGRRREYKGMGLGLFIAKTLLERTGARLSFANGTEPYTGRPHPREKSGAIAQVVWPRTTGGIERKPVEGGLGENIPFG; the protein is encoded by the coding sequence ATGTTTCAGGCGGACGCGGATATCCTGCCGGGTCGCTGGGTGCGGTTACGCACGCTGGTTGTGCTGCGTTGGGCCGCTGTTTTCGGCCAGGTCGCCGCGATTGCCGTGTCGATCTATGTGTTCTCGCTGCAAATCCCGCTGGGATTGGCGGCGGTGGCCATCGGGCTGGCGGTGATCGCCAATCTTGTTTCGCTGGCCGTGTTTCCCAAGAACGCACGCCTGAACGAGCGGGACGCGACCGGGATGCTTCTGTTCGACACGCTTCAACTGGCCTTCATGGTCTTCCTGACCGGCGGACTTCACAACCCGTTCATGGTGCTGATCGTGGCCCCCGTCACCGTCGCCGCGACCGCGCTGTCCACCCGTGCCACCGTCATTGTGGGCAGCGTCGCGATAGCGGCTACGACGGCGGTCGCGGATTTCAACATCTCCCTGCAAACCCAGGACGGTGTGGCGGTTCTGATGCCCGATCTGTTCGTGTTCGGCATCTGGGTGGCAGTGGTGACATCCATTGGCTTTGTTGGTCTCTATACCCGCCGAATTTCGTCCGAAATGCGGTCAATGTCCGAGGCGCTTCTGGCAACCCAAATGGCCCTGTCGCGCGAACAGAAGCTGACCGATCTTGGCGGCGTGGTGGCCGCTGCCGCGCACGAGCTTGGCACCCCCTTGGCCACGATCAAGTTGGTCGCATCCGAACTTGTCGATGAACTGGACGATCAGACCGATCTGCGCGAAGACGCGGCCCTGATAGGTCAGCAGGCTGACCGCTGCCGCGATATTCTTCAGTCGATGGGCCGGGCGGGTAAGGATGACATGCTGATGAAAAGCGTGCCTCTTGTCACATTGGTGGAAGAAGCCGCCGAGCCCCACGCAGATCGCGGTAAAGCGCTTGAAATCTCGGTCGTGTCGCACCTCAACGACCCGACCGATGAGCCTGTCGTCGCGCGCCGCCCCGAGATCATCCATGGTCTGCGGAACCTGATCCAGAACGCTGTCGATTTTGCGACAACGACGGTCTGGATCGAGATCGACTGGACCCGGACTGAGATCAAGCTTCGGATCATTGATGACGGGCGCGGCTACTCGCCCCAAGTGATCGGCTGGATCGGCGATCCGTTCATTCGCGGCAAGAAACCCGCGCAGGACAAGGGACGGCGCCGCGAATACAAGGGGATGGGGTTGGGTCTGTTCATCGCAAAAACCCTTTTGGAACGGACCGGCGCCAGGCTGAGCTTTGCCAACGGAACCGAACCCTATACCGGCCGGCCGCACCCGCGCGAAAAGTCAGGTGCCATTGCGCAGGTCGTCTGGCCTCGCACCACTGGAGGGATCGAACGCAAACCAGTCGAAGGTGGGCTGGGTGAAAACATCCCGTTCGGCTGA
- a CDS encoding ActR/PrrA/RegA family redox response regulator transcription factor has protein sequence MTAQELDAIGEDASLLLVDDDEPFLRRLARAMEKRGFAPETAGSVAAGKAIATARPPAYAVVDLRLEDGNGLDVVETIREKRPDARIVVLTGYGAIATAVSAVKIGANDYLSKPADANDVMNALLAKSDAMPPPPENPMSADRVRWEHIQRVYELCDRNVSETARRLNMHRRTLQRILAKRSPK, from the coding sequence ATGACAGCACAGGAACTAGACGCGATCGGCGAGGACGCATCCCTGCTGCTTGTGGATGATGACGAACCTTTTTTGCGTCGTTTGGCGCGTGCGATGGAAAAACGCGGATTTGCACCGGAAACGGCTGGATCCGTTGCTGCGGGCAAGGCGATTGCCACGGCCCGTCCGCCTGCCTATGCCGTTGTTGATTTGCGGCTTGAGGATGGCAACGGACTGGATGTCGTTGAAACCATTCGCGAAAAACGACCCGATGCCCGCATCGTGGTCCTGACGGGCTATGGCGCGATTGCCACGGCGGTGTCGGCGGTCAAGATTGGCGCGAATGATTACCTGTCAAAACCCGCTGATGCGAATGACGTGATGAATGCGTTGCTGGCCAAGTCGGATGCCATGCCGCCGCCGCCGGAAAACCCGATGTCGGCCGATCGTGTGCGATGGGAGCATATTCAGCGGGTTTATGAGCTTTGTGATCGCAACGTGTCGGAAACCGCGCGGCGTCTGAACATGCACCGCCGCACCTTGCAGCGAATTCTGGCCAAGCGTAGCCCCAAGTGA
- a CDS encoding HD domain-containing protein, whose protein sequence is MPKQPRAWQRMLSGRRLDLLDPTPMDIEIEDIAHGLAFVARWNGQTFGDFPYSVAEHSLLVETLYSRMNPTAPVKWRLAALLHDAPEYVIGDMISPVKSAVGPAYGEMDDRLMAAIHIKFGLPAKLPDTIKRAIKQADRISAWLEATQIAGFAVEEANKFFGTPDPKQIDGLTIVLRAPANVRKDFTDRHLALLGQMT, encoded by the coding sequence ATGCCCAAACAGCCCCGCGCATGGCAACGCATGCTGTCCGGTCGTCGTCTGGATCTGCTGGACCCGACCCCGATGGATATCGAGATCGAGGATATCGCCCACGGTCTGGCTTTCGTCGCGCGCTGGAACGGACAGACCTTTGGCGATTTCCCCTATTCCGTGGCCGAACATTCACTGCTGGTCGAAACGCTCTATTCCCGCATGAACCCCACCGCGCCTGTGAAATGGCGGTTGGCGGCGCTTCTGCATGATGCGCCGGAATATGTGATTGGCGACATGATCTCGCCGGTTAAATCGGCAGTCGGTCCGGCCTATGGCGAGATGGATGACCGGTTAATGGCGGCCATTCACATAAAGTTCGGTCTGCCCGCCAAGCTGCCCGACACCATCAAAAGGGCGATCAAGCAGGCGGATCGGATCTCGGCTTGGCTGGAAGCCACCCAGATCGCGGGCTTTGCTGTCGAAGAAGCCAACAAGTTTTTCGGAACGCCGGACCCAAAACAGATCGACGGACTGACGATAGTGCTGCGCGCACCCGCCAATGTGCGCAAAGATTTCACAGACCGACACCTTGCACTGTTGGGGCAGATGACATGA
- the tsaE gene encoding tRNA (adenosine(37)-N6)-threonylcarbamoyltransferase complex ATPase subunit type 1 TsaE, whose product MSQAFSHQGLFPSPDHTRQFAENLSAYLRSGDVILLEGGIGAGKTHFARSLIQALQARTCRVEDVPSPTFTLVQTYDVDPSEIWHADLYRLSHPDEIEELGLTQAFDDAICLVEWPDRLGDLWPERALLMSFDTSADPGREDHRVITFTGPKHIWQDRVLGALPS is encoded by the coding sequence ATGTCGCAGGCGTTTTCTCATCAGGGTCTTTTCCCCTCACCGGATCACACCCGGCAATTTGCGGAAAACCTGTCGGCTTATCTACGCAGCGGCGATGTAATCTTGCTGGAAGGCGGGATCGGTGCCGGGAAAACGCATTTTGCCCGATCGTTGATCCAGGCGCTGCAAGCCAGAACATGTCGCGTGGAAGATGTTCCCTCGCCAACATTCACGCTGGTTCAGACCTATGACGTCGACCCATCCGAGATCTGGCACGCGGATCTTTACCGCCTGTCCCATCCTGACGAGATCGAGGAGCTGGGGCTTACGCAAGCCTTTGACGACGCCATCTGCCTTGTCGAATGGCCGGATCGTCTGGGCGACCTTTGGCCGGAACGCGCCCTGCTTATGTCATTCGATACCAGCGCAGATCCGGGTCGCGAAGATCATCGTGTGATCACATTCACAGGCCCCAAACACATCTGGCAAGACCGCGTTCTGGGCGCATTGCCGTCATGA
- the addB gene encoding double-strand break repair protein AddB, whose protein sequence is MFDPSDTPRIFGTPPGVDFPQALVTGILDRVAPSNPDALARMEVFVNTSRMQARVRALFDGQPLFLPRIRLITDLARDPALHEVPLPVAPLRRRLELRQLIAALLEREPDLAPKAAAFDLADSLADLMDEMHSEGVHPRDLHSLDVGEMSEHWARSLKFISLVEHYFNHETLDVPDVETRQRMVVEATIAKWHTQPPEHPMLIAGSTGSRGATALLMDAAARLPQGAVILPGFDYDMPNQTWAELDNDFSAQDHPQYRFASFLKRVGLTPSDVPRWTQDEPPEPNRNRLVSLALRPAPVTDQWQVEGKAFQGIKAATQNLTLIETRTPRDEALAIAVVLRRSVEDGASVALITPDRNLTRQVAAALDRWRIVPDDSAGRPLALSAPGRLLRQSAQLLCEETTGETLLALLKHPLTHSTAGTRGNHLRWTRDLELDVLRGRYAPPNIDALTDWAARFPDEPARNVWASWVGQTFLNQMQAGEHSLTTLINQHVDLTERIARGCAPDGTGELWEQSAGQKALETVSDLAGNAEYGGKLSASAYRDLFASVLNAGVVRDPITPHPGVMFWGTLEARVQGADRVILAGLNDGTWPELPGPDPWLNRKMRLDAGLLLPERRIGLSAHDFQQAIATREVFLTRSTRDEDSETIPSRWLNRLCNLMGGMSEAGEQALKDMRSRGADWSKLAGQLDTPTVLVSPAPRPSPAPPVSARPTALSVTGVTKLIRDPYAVYADKVLHLRPLDPVRQTADARIRGTVLHRVFERFVAEAPPCADHEAETARLMNIAREVMEDHVPWPATRILWQARIGRVADWFVNEERVRRANADNLANEVWGEVTFDDIGFTLRAKADRIDQRHDGQLEIYDYKSGQPPTDKMQTHYDKQLLLEAVIAKLGGFRDISAALVASVAYIGLTPQETKPVPLSARDIDVVQDELLTLIQAYHRPKQGFTARRAVHKQRFDGDYDHLARFGEWDDSDEPVTIGVGQ, encoded by the coding sequence ATGTTCGACCCATCTGACACCCCGCGCATTTTCGGCACACCACCAGGCGTCGATTTCCCGCAAGCTCTGGTCACTGGTATTCTGGATCGCGTCGCGCCGTCCAATCCGGACGCCTTGGCGCGCATGGAGGTGTTCGTGAACACAAGCCGGATGCAAGCCCGTGTCCGCGCCTTGTTTGACGGGCAACCCCTGTTTCTGCCTCGCATCCGCCTGATCACCGATCTGGCTCGCGATCCGGCGCTGCACGAGGTGCCATTGCCGGTGGCCCCACTTCGGCGACGGCTGGAGTTGCGCCAGTTGATCGCAGCGCTCTTAGAGCGCGAACCAGATCTTGCCCCCAAAGCTGCGGCCTTCGATCTTGCCGACAGCCTTGCCGATCTGATGGACGAAATGCACAGCGAGGGCGTCCACCCGCGGGACCTGCATTCGCTTGACGTCGGCGAGATGTCTGAACATTGGGCCAGAAGTCTGAAGTTTATTTCGCTTGTCGAACACTATTTCAATCACGAAACGCTGGATGTTCCAGATGTCGAAACCCGCCAGCGCATGGTTGTCGAAGCGACCATCGCAAAATGGCACACTCAACCGCCGGAACACCCGATGTTGATCGCCGGATCGACCGGCTCGCGCGGGGCCACCGCATTGTTGATGGATGCGGCGGCGCGCCTCCCGCAGGGCGCGGTGATCCTGCCGGGGTTCGACTATGACATGCCGAACCAGACCTGGGCAGAGTTAGACAATGATTTCTCGGCGCAGGATCACCCGCAATACCGCTTCGCCAGCTTTCTGAAACGGGTTGGTCTGACACCATCCGATGTGCCGCGCTGGACCCAAGACGAACCACCAGAACCCAATCGCAATCGGTTGGTATCACTCGCCCTGCGTCCCGCGCCGGTGACAGATCAATGGCAGGTCGAGGGCAAGGCGTTTCAAGGCATCAAAGCTGCAACCCAGAACCTGACCTTGATTGAAACCCGCACCCCACGCGACGAGGCGCTGGCCATCGCCGTCGTGTTGCGTCGGTCAGTGGAAGATGGCGCATCGGTTGCCCTGATCACCCCGGATCGGAACCTGACCCGACAGGTGGCGGCCGCGCTGGACCGCTGGCGGATCGTTCCCGATGACAGCGCCGGGCGTCCGCTTGCACTGTCAGCGCCGGGGCGGCTGTTGCGCCAAAGCGCACAGCTTCTGTGTGAAGAGACCACCGGCGAGACGTTGCTGGCGCTATTGAAACACCCGCTGACCCACAGCACCGCAGGCACGCGGGGTAATCATCTGCGCTGGACCCGTGACCTTGAGCTGGACGTGCTGCGAGGCCGTTACGCGCCGCCCAACATCGACGCGTTGACGGATTGGGCTGCCAGGTTCCCGGACGAACCCGCGCGGAACGTGTGGGCCAGCTGGGTCGGCCAGACGTTTCTGAACCAGATGCAAGCAGGTGAGCATTCACTAACGACCCTTATCAACCAGCATGTTGATCTGACCGAGCGTATAGCCCGTGGCTGCGCCCCGGATGGAACGGGGGAGCTTTGGGAGCAATCCGCGGGGCAGAAAGCGCTCGAAACAGTCTCTGACCTTGCTGGAAATGCAGAGTATGGGGGCAAGCTATCCGCTTCTGCCTATCGCGATCTGTTTGCGTCGGTTCTGAACGCCGGTGTTGTGCGCGACCCAATCACACCACATCCCGGTGTGATGTTCTGGGGCACATTGGAAGCCCGCGTTCAAGGCGCGGATCGCGTCATTCTGGCCGGATTGAACGACGGAACATGGCCGGAACTTCCCGGCCCTGATCCGTGGCTGAACCGAAAAATGCGATTGGATGCCGGGTTGTTATTGCCGGAACGCCGCATTGGCCTGTCTGCACATGATTTCCAACAAGCCATAGCGACGCGCGAGGTGTTTCTGACCCGCTCCACCCGCGATGAGGACAGCGAGACCATTCCGTCGCGCTGGCTGAATCGGTTGTGCAACCTGATGGGCGGTATGTCAGAGGCCGGAGAGCAAGCGCTGAAGGACATGCGGTCGCGTGGGGCGGACTGGTCAAAACTGGCGGGCCAGTTAGACACCCCCACGGTGCTGGTCTCTCCCGCCCCGCGCCCATCGCCCGCCCCCCCGGTGTCGGCCCGCCCGACAGCGCTCTCGGTGACGGGTGTGACAAAGCTGATCCGTGATCCTTATGCGGTTTATGCCGACAAGGTGCTGCACCTCCGACCGCTGGACCCGGTGCGCCAAACTGCTGACGCGCGTATTCGCGGCACGGTTCTGCACCGTGTCTTCGAACGCTTCGTTGCAGAAGCCCCGCCATGCGCCGATCACGAGGCCGAAACCGCGCGCCTCATGAACATCGCCCGCGAGGTTATGGAAGACCACGTGCCTTGGCCCGCTACACGCATTCTTTGGCAGGCCCGGATCGGGCGTGTCGCGGATTGGTTCGTGAACGAAGAACGAGTGCGGCGCGCCAATGCGGACAATCTTGCCAACGAGGTTTGGGGCGAGGTCACGTTCGACGATATTGGCTTCACCCTGCGCGCCAAGGCGGACCGGATCGATCAACGACATGACGGGCAGCTTGAGATCTACGACTATAAATCCGGGCAGCCGCCCACCGACAAAATGCAGACGCATTACGACAAGCAACTGCTGCTGGAAGCCGTAATTGCGAAGTTGGGCGGGTTCAGAGACATATCCGCCGCCCTCGTCGCAAGTGTTGCCTATATCGGGCTGACCCCGCAGGAGACGAAGCCCGTGCCGCTTTCCGCGCGGGACATCGACGTGGTCCAAGACGAACTTCTGACCCTGATCCAAGCCTATCATAGACCGAAGCAGGGGTTTACCGCCCGACGCGCTGTGCACAAACAGCGATTTGATGGCGACTATGATCACCTCGCCCGGTTCGGGGAATGGGATGACAGCGATGAGCCGGTAACGATAGGGGTGGGGCAATGA
- a CDS encoding aminoglycoside phosphotransferase family protein gives MSNRANQRSQFLIDAGWQSATLEPIAGDASARTYQRLTHPDTHQTAILMDAPPDRTGSSAPFIMVADYLTQSGLSAPEIFAHDLEAGFLLLEDLGDALFANVITNDAAREQHLYEAALHVICHLHAHPNQSLPKYGPNEMAQATDLAFLHYQTTLPTEPGDDARHAKDLLRELLAQLGEFTCVSLRDFHAENLIWLPKRTGVARVGLLDFQDAVQTHPAYDLMSLIRDARRDVSPELADHLITLFCQIKGYDEPSFRAEAALISAQRNLRILGIFARLSRVMNKPHYVDLIPRVWAHLQTDLSHPSLANLSATLTPLLEPPTRAFLQILRTPCQTPP, from the coding sequence ATGAGTAACCGCGCAAATCAAAGGTCGCAGTTCCTGATTGATGCCGGCTGGCAATCCGCCACCTTGGAACCCATCGCGGGCGATGCCTCTGCACGAACATATCAGAGACTAACGCACCCAGATACACATCAAACGGCCATCTTGATGGACGCACCGCCGGATCGCACCGGTTCATCCGCACCGTTTATAATGGTTGCCGACTACCTGACACAATCCGGCCTGTCGGCGCCCGAGATATTTGCACATGATCTGGAGGCTGGCTTTCTGCTGCTAGAAGATCTTGGGGATGCTCTTTTTGCGAATGTGATCACAAATGATGCAGCGCGTGAGCAACATCTCTACGAAGCCGCCCTTCACGTGATCTGCCATCTGCACGCCCATCCCAACCAGTCGCTGCCGAAATATGGGCCAAACGAAATGGCGCAGGCCACTGATCTGGCGTTTCTACATTACCAGACAACGCTGCCCACCGAACCCGGCGACGATGCGCGTCACGCCAAAGACTTGCTGCGCGAGCTTCTGGCCCAACTGGGCGAGTTCACCTGCGTATCCCTGCGCGATTTTCATGCCGAGAACCTGATATGGCTGCCCAAGCGCACAGGGGTTGCGCGCGTCGGCCTGTTGGATTTCCAGGACGCGGTGCAAACCCATCCAGCCTATGATCTGATGTCGCTGATCCGGGACGCACGGCGCGACGTGTCGCCCGAACTTGCCGATCACCTGATCACGTTGTTCTGCCAGATCAAAGGCTATGACGAACCATCGTTCCGGGCCGAAGCCGCACTGATCTCGGCCCAACGCAATCTGCGCATCCTGGGTATCTTCGCCCGCTTGTCTCGGGTGATGAACAAACCCCATTACGTCGATCTGATCCCGCGCGTTTGGGCACATTTGCAAACCGATCTGTCACATCCGTCGCTTGCAAACCTGTCGGCGACGTTGACCCCGCTTCTTGAACCGCCAACCCGGGCCTTCCTGCAAATCCTGAGGACTCCATGCCAGACACCGCCATGA
- a CDS encoding PAS-domain containing protein, which yields MINTLLTIGVVLAAFLAAFIALLALSWVEARRRKSLRDDADAADDQMVFLFDDETLCDATPAARQMLLAGRPDGPDTDWQRFAQLLQNRFPDLTKHMGELADLGTLTLTSSDGSNRIVAEWRSGLARIELIDSESHTTSKAMDRLSFDAMQHELESLRATSEHLPLMVWREDEGGAITWANKSYLDLAEKMNDTGDLAAWPPLKIFQQGQLKEVKDLTQPGRVAIQLPDDQTRHWFDLHDAVLGNDRLFTAVPADRIVQAETSRNEFITTLTKTFAHLPIGLAIFDRKRQLTLFNPALTDLVALPVDFLVGRPTLSSFLDRLREKRMMPEPKDYMSWRQQMSDLEAAAVNGTYEETWALPTGQTYRVTGRPHPDGAVAFLFEDISAEISLTRRFRTELEMGQAALDGIDDAIAIFNAGGVLTMSNKAYSILWQDDPSVSLGDVNLGDAIKTWRKACDDTPLWQNLKEFVATNGEREPWDTSVMQSDGRMLTCSVAPMMRGATMVRFGFAATEAQPVASAEKFLTAGA from the coding sequence ATGATTAACACACTGCTTACAATCGGGGTTGTCCTTGCCGCATTTCTGGCCGCGTTCATAGCGCTGCTTGCCCTGTCTTGGGTTGAAGCGCGACGGCGAAAAAGCCTGCGCGACGACGCCGATGCAGCGGATGACCAGATGGTGTTTCTGTTCGACGACGAAACGCTGTGCGACGCGACGCCAGCGGCGCGTCAGATGTTGTTGGCCGGTCGGCCCGACGGTCCTGACACGGATTGGCAGCGGTTTGCACAATTGCTTCAAAATCGCTTTCCCGATCTGACGAAACACATGGGCGAATTGGCCGATCTGGGCACGCTGACCCTGACCTCCTCGGATGGAAGCAACCGGATTGTCGCGGAATGGCGCAGTGGTTTGGCGCGGATCGAACTTATTGACAGCGAAAGCCACACCACCTCCAAAGCGATGGACCGGCTGAGCTTCGACGCTATGCAGCACGAACTTGAAAGCCTGCGCGCCACGTCCGAGCATCTGCCGCTGATGGTGTGGCGCGAAGACGAAGGCGGCGCGATCACCTGGGCCAACAAATCCTATCTGGATCTGGCCGAAAAGATGAACGACACCGGCGATCTTGCGGCATGGCCACCGTTGAAGATATTTCAGCAGGGACAGCTGAAGGAGGTGAAGGACCTGACACAGCCCGGTCGGGTTGCGATCCAGCTTCCGGATGACCAAACGCGGCACTGGTTTGACCTGCATGACGCCGTTTTAGGCAATGATAGACTCTTTACTGCTGTTCCGGCTGATCGGATTGTTCAGGCAGAAACCTCACGCAACGAGTTCATCACGACACTGACCAAGACCTTCGCGCATCTTCCCATTGGCCTTGCTATTTTTGACCGTAAGCGGCAATTGACCCTGTTCAATCCTGCACTGACAGATTTGGTCGCATTGCCGGTGGATTTCCTTGTCGGTCGGCCGACCCTGTCCAGCTTTCTGGACCGGTTGCGCGAAAAACGCATGATGCCAGAACCGAAAGACTACATGTCATGGCGGCAACAGATGTCCGATCTGGAAGCCGCGGCAGTGAACGGAACCTATGAAGAAACATGGGCACTTCCCACCGGGCAGACCTATCGTGTTACCGGGCGACCCCATCCTGACGGCGCTGTTGCGTTTCTGTTTGAAGATATCAGTGCGGAAATATCACTGACCCGCCGTTTTCGGACCGAGCTTGAGATGGGGCAGGCCGCACTGGATGGCATTGACGATGCCATTGCAATCTTCAACGCGGGCGGCGTGCTGACGATGTCAAACAAGGCCTACAGCATATTATGGCAGGACGATCCGTCGGTCAGTCTGGGCGACGTCAATCTTGGGGACGCCATCAAGACGTGGCGCAAGGCCTGTGACGACACGCCGCTTTGGCAGAACCTTAAAGAGTTTGTTGCCACAAACGGCGAGCGGGAACCCTGGGACACCTCGGTGATGCAGTCAGATGGCCGAATGCTGACTTGCTCGGTCGCTCCGATGATGCGCGGCGCCACGATGGTGCGCTTCGGATTTGCAGCGACCGAAGCCCAACCCGTCGCGTCTGCCGAGAAGTTCCTGACCGCCGGTGCGTGA
- a CDS encoding nucleotidyltransferase family protein, giving the protein MPDTAMIFAAGRGTRMGALTQTIPKPMIPVAGKPLIDHALALVDDSPIRNIIINLHHLGDQIVDHLDLRDIRFSHEDSQLLETGGGLKKALSSLKSESIVTLNSDAVWTGPNPIPPLLKTWDPGRMDALLMLVAPQNAVGHTGQGDFLMAEDGLLRRGAGLTFTGCQIIKTEPVAAVGDDVFSLNVVWDRLLAGGRVFGLEHQGRWCDVGHPEGITLAETMLKDANVRPI; this is encoded by the coding sequence ATGCCAGACACCGCCATGATCTTTGCAGCCGGTCGCGGCACGCGCATGGGCGCGCTGACCCAGACAATTCCCAAGCCGATGATTCCGGTGGCGGGCAAACCGTTGATCGACCATGCGCTCGCGCTTGTCGATGACAGCCCAATCAGGAATATAATCATCAACCTGCACCATCTGGGCGACCAGATCGTCGATCATCTTGATCTCCGGGATATCCGGTTCTCGCACGAAGACAGCCAACTGCTTGAAACCGGGGGAGGGTTGAAAAAGGCTCTATCGTCGCTGAAAAGCGAAAGTATCGTCACTCTGAACTCTGATGCGGTCTGGACGGGACCGAACCCAATTCCGCCTTTGCTCAAGACTTGGGACCCCGGTCGAATGGACGCGTTGTTGATGCTCGTCGCGCCACAGAACGCCGTCGGCCACACAGGTCAGGGGGATTTCCTGATGGCCGAGGACGGATTGCTTCGTCGCGGTGCGGGGCTGACCTTTACCGGCTGCCAGATCATCAAAACCGAACCCGTCGCAGCGGTTGGGGACGATGTATTCTCGCTCAACGTCGTATGGGACCGGTTGCTGGCAGGTGGACGCGTTTTCGGGCTCGAACATCAAGGGCGCTGGTGCGATGTTGGCCATCCCGAAGGGATCACACTTGCCGAAACCATGCTGAAGGATGCAAATGTTCGACCCATCTGA